From the genome of Sediminibacter sp. Hel_I_10:
CTTGAAGGATTTTCAAAACTATCGCCTCGTCCCGTAATATGACTATAATCGGTAATGATGCTCAAATCAAGTTGATTTGACACCTGCTGCTTATAGCGATGTTTTAATAACCAAGTGTTGACCTTTCCTTCTGAAAAATTCTTCAAATCCTTATTCTCAAAGTATTGAAATTGTTCAGACAAGTGAACCGCCTTTAGGTTTGAAGTGTAATTGGCTTTGATATGTGCCCACTCCAACATACTGCGGTAATCTTCGGTTTTATACTTGCTCTTTGATGGTGCCAAAAGTGTTCCTGAAAATTCTCGGTCACTTCTAAAGTTTTGATGATAGACTTTCAAAACATCAGTATCGTTGAGCACATACCCCAGATTGAAGTTGATGTCCAAATTATTAAAAGCACCGTTTTCATTTCGTCTGTTGCTACCCAGATATTCGAAATCATTTTCAGAATCAACATAGGCCACTCCCGCATTTGCTGAGATCTTACCATTTCCGAAGTCGGCTTTATAACCAGCATTCTTTGTATCAAAACTCCCGTAACCTAATTGTAACCGTTGCTCAAAATGCTTCTTAAAGTCTAGCGTATTAGTTAAATGAACACTTCCGCCAATGGCACCACTGCCATATTGTACGCTTCCGCCACCACTTCTAATACTAATAGCATCATAATTTGCAGTGCTCAACGTGTTGAAATCTACTTGACCGTTGAGCTGGCTATTGATATTGATGCCGTTCCAGATCACTGCAGTTTGAGATGCATTTGTACCACGAAAAGAAGGCGAAGACACCATACCGTAACCATTCTCCTTGAAATAAATATTGGAATTAAAGCGAAGTACATCTGTTAATGAGGTTCCATTCTTTCTAAGTATAGAATCGTTTAAGATGTTAATTTTGTAACCTTTAGCGTAGTCCTTAAGCTTAATATCACTTAGCACAACCTCATCCAAGCGTTGGATAGAATCCATGAGCGACTGGGCACGTACAAAGCGCACTGAACACAGCAAAAACAGAATTAAGATGGTATATTTCATATCTCTAAGACTCTTCTCCCGAAAGTCATTGTGATTATGAATAAAGGCAGGTCTCCTGACTTATTTTTTGCTGTTTAACCTTCCCATCCCGTAATTTAAAGGACAGTGGTTTTGAAGAAAACAACAACTCTATACAGAGACACTAAACGATTTTAGTGTAAAACTTACAGTTGCGGGAACAGTTCTGGTCTTTCACCAGATTCCCTTTTAATTGAAGTAGTCATCCTGAATTTGTTTTTAACCTTTTAAGGGTTTAAAAACTTTCGCTGCGACTAAGTCAAACCAAAATTCGCTGCGAAAGTAAACATTTTGTTTAAGGATTGACCCAAAAGATTAATTAATATTACTTTTGGATGAACTCAATTAGTCATATGCATTTTCCAAGAATTTTTATTTTACTAGTATTCATCCTGTCTTTTTCATGTAAGGAGCACAACACGAAAGCACAACAGGAACTGCCCATACCAAACGTAGAGGTTGAGAACGTCTCCTTAGACTATGCCGAAGGTTTTTCTATTACCGTTAACGAGAGCTTTAAGGTATTAACTATTAATAACGCCTGGCCAGATTCTGATAAAACCTTTACTTACGCCTTAGTAGATCGAGACATGTTACCAAAAATAACGATCAACAAAGATGAGTTTGATGGCATTATTGCAACTCCCGTTCAAAAAATAGTGGTCACTTCTACAACCCACATCCCTGCTTTAGAGCTTTTAGAAGTTGAGCAAAGCTTAATCGGTTTTCCTGGGACAGATTATATTTCTTCGGAAAAAACCAGAGTGCAAATAGATAATGGATCGGTTAGGGAACTGGGTAAAATTGAAGGTATCAATACTGAAGTGTTGCTAGAATTACAGCCTGAACTTATTGTCACTTTTGGTGTAGATGGCACCAATAAAAGTCTAGCTACTATTGAAACTTCTGGTATTCCTATTCTATACAATGGCGATTGGGTAGAAAAATCACCTTTGGCAAAAGCCGAATGGATCAAGTTCTTCGGGGCATTGTATAACAAACAACAGCAGGCAGATGCTATCTTTAATGAGATTAAAACCAACTACGAAGACGCCAAAAACTTAGCTTCAAAGGTAGACCAAAAACCTACCGTGCTCTGCGGGGCAATGTATAAAGACATTTGGTATTTGCCTAGCGGCACTAGCCCAGAAGCGCAGTTTTTAAAAGATGCGAATGTTAATTATTTATGGAGTGAGACCACTGGAAAAGGAAGTTTGGCCCTAAGCTTTGAAGCTGTTTTTGAAAAAGGAAAAAATGCGGACTTGTGGTTAAGTCCATCTTATTACACAAGTTTAGACGCTATAAAAAAAGCAAATAGCCATTACACCCAATTTGAAGCTTTTAAAAACAAGCAAGTGTACTCATTTGCAAATACTACTGGTGCCACGGGAGGCGTTTTATATTATGAGCTAGGTACCGCTAGGCCCGACTTGGTATTGAAGGATATGATTAAAATTTGTCATCCAGAATTATTAGGCGATTACAACTTGACTTTTTTCGAAAACATGGAATAATCTTAGTATTTAAAAACAAGGACTTTACACTAAAACCACAACTTTTCATCTCATCCTTTTTAGAGCAGCCCATTGACTATCAAAAACACATCTGTACTCGTAATCTTATCGGCCATCTTGATCGTCTGTTTCTTTATGAATATTAGTTTAGGCTCTGTAAGCATTCCCGTTAGTCATGTGATCTCGGCAGTTTTCGGAACCTCAGACCATGAGTCGTGGCAATACATAATTGTAGATTACAGGCTACCAAAGGCCATCACAGCCATTTTGGTAGGATCTGGATTAGGAATTTCGGGTTTAATGATGCAAACCCTTTTTAGAAATCCTTTGGCCGGGCCTTTTGTTTTAGGTATAAGTTCTGGTGCTAGTTTAGGCGTAGCTTTGGTTATTTTAGGCTCGGGACTCTTTGGTGGCGTTTTTGCAGGAGTACTCATTTCAAAATGGAGCATTGTTATAGCCGCCAGTTTAGGAAGTTTTCTTGTGCTGCTTGCCGTACTATTGATCTCCGCTAAAGTGAGAGATACCATGGCCATACTTATCATTGGGTTAATGTTTGGAAGCATTACAGCTGCCATTGTAAGCGTGTTATCCTACTTTAGTTCTGCGGAACAATTACAACAATACATATTTTGGGGTTTTGGAAGCCTAGGTAATTTATCATGGGACGAACTTTGGATTTTCTTCGGAATTTATGCCTTGGGACTACTATTTGCTATAGCCTCTTTAAAAGCACTAGACACCTTTTTACTTGGAGAGAATTATGCCAAAAGTTTAGGTCTAAATATTAAGCAAAGTCGCTTAATTATCATTCTAGCCACAAGCCTTTTGGCGGGATCGATTACGGCCTTTGCAGGACCTATAGCATTTATAGGCTTAGCCATTCCGCATCTCACACGTCAACTTTTTGACACATCAAGCCATCGCATCCTATTGCCCGCAGTATTTTTAATTGGAGCTATCGTCATGCTTATTTGTGACAGTATTGCCCAATTACCAACAAGTGACTATATGTTACCAATAAACGCCATTACCTCATTAATTGGAGCGCCTGTGGTGGTTTGGCTTTTGGT
Proteins encoded in this window:
- a CDS encoding iron ABC transporter permease; this encodes MTIKNTSVLVILSAILIVCFFMNISLGSVSIPVSHVISAVFGTSDHESWQYIIVDYRLPKAITAILVGSGLGISGLMMQTLFRNPLAGPFVLGISSGASLGVALVILGSGLFGGVFAGVLISKWSIVIAASLGSFLVLLAVLLISAKVRDTMAILIIGLMFGSITAAIVSVLSYFSSAEQLQQYIFWGFGSLGNLSWDELWIFFGIYALGLLFAIASLKALDTFLLGENYAKSLGLNIKQSRLIIILATSLLAGSITAFAGPIAFIGLAIPHLTRQLFDTSSHRILLPAVFLIGAIVMLICDSIAQLPTSDYMLPINAITSLIGAPVVVWLLVKQRKMIF
- a CDS encoding ABC transporter substrate-binding protein, which translates into the protein MNSISHMHFPRIFILLVFILSFSCKEHNTKAQQELPIPNVEVENVSLDYAEGFSITVNESFKVLTINNAWPDSDKTFTYALVDRDMLPKITINKDEFDGIIATPVQKIVVTSTTHIPALELLEVEQSLIGFPGTDYISSEKTRVQIDNGSVRELGKIEGINTEVLLELQPELIVTFGVDGTNKSLATIETSGIPILYNGDWVEKSPLAKAEWIKFFGALYNKQQQADAIFNEIKTNYEDAKNLASKVDQKPTVLCGAMYKDIWYLPSGTSPEAQFLKDANVNYLWSETTGKGSLALSFEAVFEKGKNADLWLSPSYYTSLDAIKKANSHYTQFEAFKNKQVYSFANTTGATGGVLYYELGTARPDLVLKDMIKICHPELLGDYNLTFFENME
- a CDS encoding TonB-dependent siderophore receptor — its product is MKYTILILFLLCSVRFVRAQSLMDSIQRLDEVVLSDIKLKDYAKGYKINILNDSILRKNGTSLTDVLRFNSNIYFKENGYGMVSSPSFRGTNASQTAVIWNGININSQLNGQVDFNTLSTANYDAISIRSGGGSVQYGSGAIGGSVHLTNTLDFKKHFEQRLQLGYGSFDTKNAGYKADFGNGKISANAGVAYVDSENDFEYLGSNRRNENGAFNNLDINFNLGYVLNDTDVLKVYHQNFRSDREFSGTLLAPSKSKYKTEDYRSMLEWAHIKANYTSNLKAVHLSEQFQYFENKDLKNFSEGKVNTWLLKHRYKQQVSNQLDLSIITDYSHITGRGDSFENPSRNAFSATAIMSHRPTSKLRYALNIRQDFISDFESPLVFSGDLAYQMFKPYVLKLNISKNYRVPTFNDLYWNPGRNLNLKPESSYQLDLGHELKFKSLCFKINTFYIETSDLIQWRPNGTNGSWNPVNVASARQYGLETEFNYELKRDHDTFLLAANYSYTEAEDIEKAQRLFYVPLHKANASLSYNYKDFTSYYQHLYNGEVAIIGGDLKAFDVANFGITYTFNRTGTWNGTADFRINNLYNTYYENVAFRPMPNRNYTIKFTLNF